From the Populus nigra chromosome 13, ddPopNigr1.1, whole genome shotgun sequence genome, the window CTGGTATGGGAGCACCTTTACAAGTGTCTGCTGTTGTTATTAGAGTTCTTTCACAGTTGTGGAAGAAACCAATTGTTGCTGTTAATCATTGTGTTGCTCATATTGAGATGGGTAGGATTGTTACTGGGGCGGATGATCCTGTTGTTTTGTATGTTAGTGGTGGGAATACTCAGGTTATTGCTTACAGTGAAGGACGGTATCGGATTTTTGGTGAGACTATTGATATTGCTGTTGGGAATTGTTTGGATCGGTTCGCCAGAGTTTTGCAGCTGTCTAATGACCCTGCTCCTGGATATAACATTGAGCAGGTATATTGATATTAGTGAGTTCTTTGAGATTTCTGTTTGAGGGTTTGTTACttccattttgtttttggtttcatTAAAGTTTTGCTTggctttatttgttttattcctATTCTGATTAATCCTTGTGTGCATtgaactgataaaaaaataaccctgattacaagttttatgtttcgtTGAAGTCCTTTTTTTTCTGGTCAAGTCATAATTCTTGTTCTTGTACTTTCATCAACAATTTAAATAAACATACAAGTTTGAAGCCCTGGTTGTGAATGCATAAATAATAGGAAAACTGGTGGCTCATCTATGTTGTAGTTATGTTTCTTGAATTCAAGCTTGATAGTCATATTGCACTCTTTGTAGCTTTCATGTTCACATAATATGAAGCAATTAAAACATTATCAAGAGGATATTGGAATTCATCTTTCATGGCTTTAGTTTTCGAACAATTAAAcctgtcattttatttttatttatcggCTTATTATTCTTCCTTCTTCCCCTGTTTTAGTGGAATTCATATCTCAAGTTTAGTAGCTCTCTACCAGGGTTTATAAAATGCCTTTTGATACTAGTGGACCTAAAGTTCAGAATACTAATGAGCTAATTTTCATGCTCAGTACTTGAATTATTTTGTGAAGTGCTTCAATAGTTACTTACATAATGTTGTTGTAACCAGCTTGCTAAGAAAGGAGAGCAATTTATAGATCTTCCTTATGTTGTCAAAGGGATGGATGTTTCTTTTAGTGGAATATTGAGCTTTATTGAAGCCACCACAGAGGAGAAGCTTAAAAATAACGAGTGCACTCCTGCAGACTTGTGCTATTCCCTCCAGGTAGACCATGCTAGCTGTTAGTAATATGTCTTTGAGTGGAAGAATCTGAATCattcttatccttttttttttatcatgtcacAAGTTGCCGAAGTACATATATCTTGTCTTAATGTATTAGCTCGTCATCTTCTAAAATTGTTTAGGAAACAGTGTTTGCTATGCTTGTGGAGATCACAGAACGGGCAATGGCACATTGTGATAAGAAAGATATTCTTATTGTTGGCGGTGTGGGTTGCAATGAGCGCTTGCAAGAGATGATGAGAATAATGTGTGCTGAGCGGGGTGGAATGCTATATGCAACTGATGATAGGTATTGCATTGACAACGGAGCAATGATTGCATATACTGGTCTCCTTGCTTTTGCTTATGGTGAAACAACTCCACTAGAGGAATCAACTTTCACCCAGAGGTTCCGAACTGACGAAGTGCATGCAATTTGGAGAGACAAAAAAGAGCTGGCTAGCGTGACTGGTATTGACGAACCTGGagacaaaattgaagaaaaccaaGGTATGCCTTTTTTGGTCAGATCAAAAGATGacttcatgcttttttttcccttcaaattgTTCGATACAGTATACCATTAAAAGTAAAAGGTGACTTACAGAAGTGTGCTACTTTTTAGTAAGATGCATACACTAAGACCAGATCGTTTACTTTGATTGCACTCTGCTCGGTTATTGGGACTTTTCATGCCCAGGGAGATATGTTTTATGggtggaaaatattttattgattaattggCTTGATATGCCTTCCAACTTGGTGCTTAAAAGTATGAACTGGGACATTTTTATACTATCTAGAAAAGATCTAATTTCTTGCAGGTTCATTTGCTTATGGACTTCTATGTTTTAGTTACTGGAGATTGATACCCGAGTAAAACAGTGTAGAAGTGAAAGGAATATAAAGAAGCTAGATGTTAAAGCCAAGCTTACCGATTGACTGTCTATTAGGTAGCTGGTTGATGCAAGGAAGTTGATTGGGCTTCTATCTGATTCATGAGTCACCATGTTATGATAACAATTTTTTGGTGGCCTTTGTATTCATCATTTATTTACACAAGGAATGATGCTTCAATCTTTAAGAGAGTGATTCAGGCTCCGGGTCTGTTTTGATGGTGGTTCCCGGTAGCTTCAGCCATTGTGTTTGTTtgtatggaaaacaaaaaaggaagctGAGGGAATGGAGTAAATTGTGGGTGGTAACTTGAAACAAAACTCCGTTTTGTGGTTCTCAGCTTCCTTAGAGTATACCATGTATAGGTTTTGGTCTTCTGGCCTCTCTTTCTGCTATTCACACATTCCAGATCTTACATCTTTGTGCATCTTACCTTATTTTACACAACATATTGATATCATGTAAGCATCATATATACCGCTAGTTCTACCGCTAGTCTTTTGACCTAAGTGTTCTTGTGTATACAGGTTGAATTACCTGATGTAACTTCGGAGATCGAGTCCAATACTCACCCACTGAATAGGCTCTTTATGGAGAGTGGAAATCATTGCAATGTCTATCTAGGTAAATTTTCAAGTAATCTATCAAAAGATAATTGGTGACCATACCACGGGCGTTGCTTGCCAATCTTGCAGATTATACTGTGTTACAAAATTTCGCTGGAGTTATTCATGTCCCTGTGTGAGATTGTTGTGTGCACCTTTTCTTTTGCCTGGATGATATCTCTATCGAAGAGTTCATATTGTTATCATATGAATATAGTTTTTCCATTCTAGAAAGATTATGTTGCTGATGAAAGAATGCAGCTCCATGAGTGTAGTGGATGAATGTGACTCAAAAGCTGCAGGGAGCTGTGATTATGTTCCCTGATTATTTTAGCATCTGAGGGTTGTCTATGATACCAATCTCCTCTCCTGTCCTATGCTCCAAATCCATACCAGTGGGAGCAAATTAACCGAATTATACGGAATATTTGTAAAAACCGATATGAAATTAACCGAACCGAATGCTTTTATGAACTTTCCTGGATAACTAGAGAAAGACCTAGGTTATAGATCGAGAGGGTCAACACGAGTTGACCTGAGTCAttatatggataaaaataattattgttataattttaaaacttaacttgAAAGTTGACTTGATACAATATTCAGGTCATGAGTTGAGACTTGAGAGGATCAACTTGGCTAAtccaaaatgttttaaaattattttttcaaaaaaatcaatgggttTTTGACATGTGTTATATATTGAGTGACTGGATCAGATCGAGTGAAGcattcctcaatttttttttttaacttggatTAGTCTAGGTTTCATGTCAACCCATTTAGTTTGTGCTgattttataactaaaattattataatataattaattttaacactcaatataaacaaatagaaaaaaatatcaaactaattttttaaatatgtaagtttgacaacaatatatattaaggtaaaataaatctttttatattttattctgtcTTATACACCATAACTAAACATAatacttaaataattattttgttttgtatatcactattaaacataattttgtttcaatcttcttttttattttatctcctttatctctattttctttgtcttttttattttagaacaatatttttattttattttataataataaccaaacaTCACCGCAAGATCTCGTGACTAATGAGACTTTACAACTTCAAGGGATACAAAGATTAATAAGATTTACTTTATATCTTGATTTTCCTTAAGTACAAACTTTATGAATTATAATTAGGgaaatttattaaatgtttttgaatgtaccatgtttatattaaaaatgtatccttaggattatttaattaaaaaattaatctcaattaacatcaaaattagtcttaaaatatatttatcttcaaacaaaaaaaaaagaaaaagaaaaacactcattattcttgaaaaaaagagtgcttccccccccccctttcCTACCTGCATAAAGTAATCACTACCTAATTATCTTAATTCTTACaaaatttttaa encodes:
- the LOC133671576 gene encoding uncharacterized protein LOC133671576 — protein: MKRMIALGFEGSANKIGVGVVTLDGTILSNPRHTYITPPGQGFLPRETAQHHLQHVLPLVKSALETAKITPDEIDCLCYTKGPGMGAPLQVSAVVIRVLSQLWKKPIVAVNHCVAHIEMGRIVTGADDPVVLYVSGGNTQVIAYSEGRYRIFGETIDIAVGNCLDRFARVLQLSNDPAPGYNIEQLAKKGEQFIDLPYVVKGMDVSFSGILSFIEATTEEKLKNNECTPADLCYSLQETVFAMLVEITERAMAHCDKKDILIVGGVGCNERLQEMMRIMCAERGGMLYATDDRYCIDNGAMIAYTGLLAFAYGETTPLEESTFTQRFRTDEVHAIWRDKKELASVTGIDEPGDKIEENQG